From a region of the Candidatus Gracilibacteria bacterium genome:
- a CDS encoding DUF4010 domain-containing protein has protein sequence MSELVVFSNLPTIIFYFVLSFVLGAFVGIQKDVLSDKKSGFLTSKKEVLNNFSGIRSFGLIALFGALTQYLDQIFTTYLIVTVFGFVLMSVFIVIDYIFNVYKRENHSPASEISAILVYFLGVLVFLGAKEVAIILAIALSIIISSRDIIHGYVLKISREEINTTLKFAAIAFVILPLLPDVKYSFLTFFESLGFAGANAITHPIWTTAFFNPYSLWLFVVVMSGISYIGYFLTKIFGSTSGILLSSLMGGLVSSTAVTASMSEESKKYPKNSSLYTTGTLLASAVMFLRVIAIVAFVYASLLSFIFIPALVMFVIFMLCTGYFYYTSKKESSDKLSIEEKVQSPFSITPALKFAGFILLIKFIAAIGIIYKDIWGEGLFYYTLGIVSGLADVDAITQTMASDASSGGLGIVVAGTTILIAVMSNNLVKGTLAYRFGESQFGKKVLFTFVASALGGIVTLFII, from the coding sequence ATGTCAGAACTTGTCGTATTTTCAAATCTTCCAACCATAATATTCTATTTTGTACTCAGTTTTGTACTCTGAGCATTTGTCGGAATTCAAAAAGATGTGCTTTCTGATAAAAAATCATGATTTCTGACTTCTAAAAAAGAAGTTCTCAATAATTTTTCTTGAATCAGATCTTTCTGACTTATAGCACTTTTTGGTGCTCTCACGCAATATCTCGATCAAATATTCACTACATATCTCATAGTAACGGTATTTTGATTTGTTCTGATGAGTGTATTTATAGTCATTGATTATATTTTTAATGTGTATAAAAGAGAAAATCACTCTCCAGCCAGTGAAATCTCTGCTATACTAGTATATTTCTTATGAGTACTCGTATTTCTGTGAGCGAAAGAAGTAGCTATAATATTAGCAATTGCTCTTTCAATCATTATTTCTTCAAGAGACATAATTCACTGATATGTACTTAAAATATCGAGAGAAGAAATAAATACGACCCTGAAGTTTGCAGCCATTGCATTTGTGATATTACCACTGCTTCCTGATGTTAAATATTCATTTCTCACATTTTTTGAATCACTATGATTTGCGTGAGCCAATGCTATAACGCATCCTATATGGACCACAGCATTTTTTAATCCATATTCTCTCTGGCTCTTTGTCGTAGTGATGTCTGGTATTTCATATATCTGATATTTTCTTACTAAAATATTTTGAAGTACTTCGGGGATACTCCTCTCAAGCCTCATGTGAGGTCTCGTATCATCTACAGCTGTCACAGCATCAATGAGTGAGGAAAGTAAGAAATATCCAAAAAATAGTTCACTCTATACCACTGGGACACTGCTTGCTTCTGCTGTAATGTTTCTTCGAGTTATAGCTATCGTAGCATTTGTCTATGCAAGTTTACTCTCATTTATATTTATACCTGCACTCGTGATGTTTGTGATATTTATGCTTTGTACTGGATATTTTTACTATACCTCTAAAAAAGAATCATCAGATAAACTGAGCATTGAGGAAAAAGTACAAAGTCCATTTAGTATCACTCCGGCTCTCAAATTTGCATGATTTATTTTGCTCATTAAGTTTATAGCAGCTATTGGGATAATTTATAAAGATATATGGGGAGAAGGACTCTTTTATTATACACTTGGAATTGTGTCAGGTCTTGCTGACGTTGATGCTATAACCCAAACTATGGCATCTGACGCGAGTAGTGGCTGACTTGGAATAGTGGTTGCAGGGACGACGATTCTGATTGCTGTGATGTCTAATAACTTAGTAAAATGAACACTTGCCTATAGATTTTGAGAATCACAATTTTGAAAAAAAGTACTTTTTACTTTCGTTGCTTCCGCACTGTGAGGGATAGTTACACTTTTTATAATATAG
- a CDS encoding DNA-3-methyladenine glycosylase I — translation MITRCTWVNLENPLYITYHDNEWGRPVYDDKILFEFLVLEGAQAGLSWETVLNKRENYRSAFDEFDVQKISEYGEEKIQELLNNKGIIRNKLKINSAIRNAKVFLEIQKEFGSFSQYLWKYVGKKQIVNNPQNLGEVPAQTTLSQKISKNLKKRGMNFIGPTIIYAYMQAVGIVSDHTSDCYLKIKGDKGD, via the coding sequence ATGATTACTCGTTGTACTTGGGTAAATCTGGAGAATCCACTGTATATTACATATCATGACAATGAGTGGGGAAGACCTGTATACGATGACAAAATATTGTTTGAATTTTTAGTCTTAGAAGGAGCTCAGGCTGGACTCAGTTGGGAGACAGTCTTAAATAAAAGGGAAAATTACAGATCAGCTTTTGATGAATTTGATGTTCAAAAAATTTCTGAATACTGAGAGGAAAAAATACAAGAACTCTTAAATAATAAGTGAATTATAAGAAATAAACTCAAAATAAACTCTGCTATTAGAAATGCTAAAGTATTCTTAGAAATACAAAAAGAGTTTTGAAGCTTTAGTCAGTATCTTTGGAAGTATGTTTGAAAGAAACAAATAGTAAATAATCCTCAAAATCTCTGAGAAGTTCCAGCTCAAACAACACTATCTCAAAAAATCTCAAAAAATCTCAAAAAAAGAGGTATGAATTTCATATGACCAACTATCATATATGCTTATATGCAAGCAGTCTGAATTGTCAGTGACCACACTAGCGATTGTTATTTAAAAATAAAATGAGATAAATGAGATTAA
- a CDS encoding MBL fold metallo-hydrolase: MKFVSILFLLGITGVLASCSQEVTPTPDISVAPDTNTGEIVETESLDSNTDNMSSNYTESNNVYTFTTENGESVEVNPISHATMILNWSDTTMYIDPAEAIESYAGYNSPDIVLVTHEHGDHFNLEVLEQIVGEDTELYVNDAVFQKLSEDLQAKAIVMANGDLENIAGFEIMAVPAYNIREEALNYHPQGRDNGYVIDSDGFRVYISGDTEDTPEMRALTDIDVAFVSMNLPYTMPIDSAISGVIAFAPKTIFPYHFRGEEGMSDVEKFKTEVTSSSKVIDVVLARWY; the protein is encoded by the coding sequence ATGAAATTTGTTTCTATTCTGTTTTTATTGTGAATCACTTGAGTATTAGCGTCTTGTTCACAAGAAGTTACTCCCACTCCAGATATTTCTGTCGCTCCAGATACAAATACTTGAGAAATAGTTGAGACTGAAAGCTTAGATTCTAATACTGATAATATGTCTTCAAATTATACTGAGTCTAACAATGTCTATACATTTACAACTGAAAATGGAGAAAGTGTGGAAGTGAATCCAATTAGTCATGCAACGATGATCTTAAACTGGTCTGATACTACTATGTATATTGATCCAGCTGAAGCAATAGAATCCTATGCAGGATATAATTCTCCTGATATAGTTCTTGTGACTCATGAGCATGGAGATCACTTTAATCTTGAGGTATTAGAACAAATTGTATGAGAAGATACAGAGTTATATGTAAACGACGCAGTTTTTCAAAAACTCTCTGAAGATTTACAAGCTAAAGCAATCGTAATGGCAAATGGTGACTTAGAAAATATTGCTTGATTTGAAATTATGGCTGTTCCAGCATATAATATTCGAGAAGAAGCACTCAATTATCATCCTCAATGAAGAGATAATGGCTATGTAATAGATTCAGACGGATTTAGAGTGTATATTTCTGGTGATACTGAAGATACACCAGAAATGAGAGCATTAACAGATATTGATGTGGCATTTGTATCAATGAATCTTCCTTATACTATGCCTATTGATAGTGCAATTTCTTGAGTTATTGCATTTGCTCCTAAAACGATTTTTCCATATCATTTCCGTGGTGAAGAGTGAATGAGTGATGTAGAAAAATTTAAAACAGAAGTTACATCTTCATCCAAAGTTATAGATGTTGTACTGGCTAGATGGTATTAA
- a CDS encoding ABC transporter ATP-binding protein → MIKLENVLEIKNLKKSYGNLEVLKGVDLEVKQGDFFALLGHNGAGKSTTIGIMTSLVNKDSGMVKIAGIDIDKDFPEARKQIGVVPQEFNFDVFAKVYDICMFQAGYYGIEPKLAAQRVEYYLKKLELWDKKDSKAKELSGGMKRRLMIARALVHNPKILVLDEPTAGVDVELRKTMWDFIGELNDAGTTIILTTHYLEEVEQLCNNVAILSGGLIVKNSSVKALLKTLNQEIFVLDLKDSLKEIPQRFEQYSPKLVDDHTLEVTVLADESLNHIFAVLTEKNVEVLSMRNKSNRMEQLFLSLAPKT, encoded by the coding sequence ATGATTAAATTGGAAAACGTACTAGAAATTAAAAACCTCAAAAAATCATACTGAAATCTTGAGGTATTAAAATGAGTAGATCTAGAAGTGAAGCAAGGTGATTTTTTTGCCCTCCTTGGTCATAATGGAGCTGGGAAATCTACTACTATTGGAATCATGACAAGTCTTGTAAACAAAGACAGTGGAATGGTGAAAATTGCTGGGATAGATATTGATAAAGACTTTCCAGAGGCAAGAAAACAAATAGGGGTTGTCCCTCAAGAGTTTAACTTTGATGTCTTTGCAAAAGTATATGATATATGTATGTTTCAGGCTTGATATTATGGAATTGAACCTAAACTTGCAGCACAGCGAGTCGAATACTACCTTAAAAAATTAGAGCTTTGGGATAAAAAGGATTCAAAAGCAAAAGAACTCTCAGGAGGAATGAAACGAAGACTTATGATAGCAAGAGCACTCGTTCATAATCCAAAAATATTAGTGCTCGATGAGCCAACTGCAGGAGTTGATGTTGAGCTTCGAAAAACAATGTGGGATTTTATAGGTGAGCTCAATGATGCTGGAACTACTATTATTTTAACGACTCATTATCTAGAAGAGGTAGAACAACTGTGTAATAATGTGGCTATATTATCAGGAGGTCTTATAGTAAAAAACTCTTCAGTGAAAGCACTGCTTAAAACACTGAATCAAGAAATATTTGTTTTAGATCTCAAAGATTCACTCAAAGAAATTCCTCAAAGATTTGAACAATACAGTCCAAAACTTGTAGATGACCATACACTTGAAGTAACTGTTCTTGCAGACGAGAGTCTCAATCATATATTTGCAGTGTTAACTGAAAAAAATGTTGAAGTCCTCTCTATGAGAAATAAATCAAACAGAATGGAGCAACTATTTCTAAGCCTTGCACCGAAAACATAA